The following are from one region of the Bactrocera oleae isolate idBacOlea1 chromosome 6, idBacOlea1, whole genome shotgun sequence genome:
- the LOC106616362 gene encoding uncharacterized protein — protein sequence MKLLVTFVAIILSVNAYKVRVIDSISSASSEELLITPAVQPQPIIPVPDSIASVSSSEEVILLPPGGPRESPLPGVGVVSQSILQAVKVKPPKYGNVLDTNRVLAQIFGPQDATA from the exons ATGAAACTTCTTGTGACTTTTGTAGCCa TCATCTTAAGCGTCAACGCATACAAAGTACGAGTCATCGACTCCATCTCATCGGCTTCGAGCGAGGAGCTACTGATTACACCGGCCGTACAACCTCAACCAATTATACCAGTGCCAGATTCCATTGCTTCTGTATCTAGTAGCGAGGAAGTTATTCTACTACCACCTGGGGGTCCACGGGAATCGCCTTTACCGGGAGTAGGTGTCGTGTCACAGTCCATTTTACAAGCCGTAAAGGTTAAGCCGCCTAAATATGGCAATGTTTTGGATACCAATCGCGTACTCGCACAAATATTTGGACCACAAGATGCCACTGCATAA